The Mesobacillus jeotgali genome window below encodes:
- a CDS encoding restriction endonuclease-like protein: MALLPSGSREDVELVKIETKDLSLVIKGKPYHERYEGLRQYKAMDRHDVMYFNAVSDSIQDEKIYDISVQELVNPTIQRPIFFENGVYQLIVVPKDDRKFTFYHEYPLIRQAVSLVPIGSQSILMGNLQFQNEVGFTTFEIRADGKTILEITLEIFPVKLDYKMDYQKLLEEVNDEIYNLAFHFIRKTYLGARLKLEGNPSKAEFYRLISEHFNQFLQAIARIEFQPHHKLEKTYEKARGDQLRKQDSVSRNFLRKRANVFVDVSKGIDIRGRTVMPSEGLKIKKELTYDTLENRYVKWMIERIKQKLDDLLDSIVSKNRWTREKPDYDLVEKIESMSKQLKSKLSSPFWKPIGKLDRSVMSLVLQMAPGYRDAFQIYLTLSKGLMLQGKLYRMSVKDVATLYEYWTFLKLGQILDRKYKLISQDIVQVNREGLFINLEANKTARRIFKHPVTNEEIILAYQKRETSLPTVSQIPDTMLSIEKKGKGYRYHYIFDAKYRIDYAQEDSYYQKRYKTPGPMEDDINTMHRYRDSIVATSGGPFERTAFGAYVLFPWFDETVYEEHHFYKSIDKVNIGALPFLPNATNMVERFVERLIDKSPEEIQKEGILPRGAHEEWKSSLDQMVMVGLVSDQESYDQFSKEAYYQIPVNQLRKGWQEAEYIALYVKNSLNTDNGVQLYAKIKDVRPYHDGNDEYMRFHAAHWSRLKQNIRPVNYGISSYVMTTLSTLKEAQELPELFMKSKEEMTIWRMLRRVSDQIRIDLDHENLDRASRITEYKIKDIKVMMDKQEREILFIQNDAEEAVSIDQLEKNPSGVFKKLMEMLQQSKAD; this comes from the coding sequence ATGGCTTTACTTCCTTCTGGATCTCGTGAAGATGTTGAATTAGTAAAAATAGAGACTAAGGATCTTTCATTAGTGATAAAGGGAAAACCTTATCACGAAAGGTATGAAGGATTACGGCAGTATAAGGCTATGGACCGTCATGATGTGATGTACTTTAATGCTGTTAGTGATTCCATTCAGGATGAAAAGATTTATGATATCTCTGTTCAAGAGCTGGTAAACCCAACAATCCAAAGGCCGATCTTCTTTGAAAATGGGGTCTATCAACTGATCGTCGTTCCGAAAGATGATCGGAAGTTCACTTTTTATCACGAATATCCTCTTATCAGACAAGCGGTCTCACTTGTACCTATTGGCAGCCAATCTATTTTAATGGGGAATCTTCAGTTTCAAAATGAGGTTGGCTTTACAACGTTCGAAATAAGAGCGGACGGTAAGACGATACTTGAAATCACGCTGGAGATTTTTCCTGTAAAACTTGATTATAAAATGGATTATCAAAAGTTATTAGAAGAAGTAAACGATGAGATTTATAACCTGGCTTTTCACTTTATCCGAAAAACATATTTGGGTGCCAGGTTAAAGCTGGAGGGAAATCCGTCGAAAGCGGAATTTTACCGGCTGATCAGTGAGCATTTTAATCAATTTCTCCAGGCAATAGCGAGAATTGAATTCCAACCTCATCATAAATTGGAGAAGACATATGAAAAAGCACGGGGGGACCAGTTGAGGAAGCAAGACTCTGTCAGCAGGAATTTTTTGCGGAAGCGTGCGAACGTCTTTGTCGATGTATCAAAAGGGATTGATATTCGTGGCAGGACAGTGATGCCTTCGGAAGGATTAAAAATCAAAAAAGAGCTTACATATGATACTTTGGAGAACCGCTATGTTAAGTGGATGATTGAGCGGATCAAACAAAAACTGGATGATTTGTTGGACTCTATAGTGAGTAAAAACAGATGGACCAGAGAGAAGCCAGATTATGACTTAGTTGAGAAAATTGAGTCGATGTCCAAACAGTTAAAGTCTAAGCTGAGCAGTCCATTTTGGAAGCCTATCGGCAAGCTGGACCGATCGGTTATGAGTCTGGTTTTGCAAATGGCACCTGGTTATCGAGATGCTTTTCAAATCTATTTAACTTTGTCAAAAGGGTTGATGCTGCAGGGGAAACTGTACCGAATGTCGGTGAAGGATGTTGCTACTCTCTATGAATATTGGACTTTCTTGAAGCTCGGACAGATTCTTGACCGCAAGTATAAGCTTATTAGCCAGGATATAGTTCAGGTTAACAGGGAAGGCTTGTTTATTAATCTGGAAGCAAATAAAACGGCCAGGAGGATATTCAAGCATCCTGTTACAAATGAAGAAATCATTTTAGCGTATCAAAAAAGGGAGACCAGCTTGCCGACTGTATCGCAAATACCTGATACGATGCTAAGCATTGAGAAAAAGGGAAAGGGCTACAGATACCATTATATTTTTGATGCTAAGTATCGAATTGATTATGCTCAGGAAGACAGCTATTATCAGAAACGATATAAGACACCCGGCCCGATGGAAGATGATATTAATACGATGCACCGCTATCGGGATTCGATTGTTGCGACAAGCGGGGGGCCATTTGAGAGAACCGCTTTTGGAGCTTATGTGTTATTCCCATGGTTTGATGAAACTGTCTATGAAGAGCACCATTTTTACAAGAGTATTGATAAAGTGAATATAGGCGCGCTGCCGTTCCTGCCGAATGCCACGAATATGGTGGAACGGTTTGTAGAAAGATTGATTGATAAAAGCCCTGAGGAGATTCAAAAGGAGGGCATCCTGCCAAGGGGTGCACATGAAGAATGGAAGTCGAGCCTGGATCAAATGGTGATGGTTGGACTTGTTTCTGATCAAGAGAGTTATGATCAATTCAGCAAGGAGGCCTATTATCAAATTCCTGTAAATCAATTAAGAAAAGGATGGCAGGAAGCTGAGTATATAGCCTTGTATGTTAAAAATAGCTTAAATACTGATAATGGCGTTCAGCTTTATGCGAAGATTAAAGATGTTAGGCCTTATCATGATGGAAATGACGAATATATGCGTTTTCATGCAGCACATTGGTCTAGGCTGAAGCAGAACATTAGGCCCGTTAATTACGGCATATCAAGCTATGTGATGACGACTTTAAGTACCCTAAAAGAAGCACAGGAACTCCCTGAATTGTTTATGAAGTCCAAGGAAGAGATGACCATTTGGCGTATGCTTAGAAGAGTTTCTGATCAAATTAGGATTGACCTAGATCATGAGAATCTTGACCGGGCTTCTAGAATTACAGAGTATAAGATTAAGGATATCAAAGTGATGATGGATAAACAGGAGAGGGAGATCCTGTTTATTCAAAATGACGCAGAAGAAGCAGTTTCGATTGATCAATTAGAGAAAAATCCTTCAGGGGTTTTTAAGAAATTGATGGAGATGCTTCAACAATCAAAGGCAGACTAA
- a CDS encoding nucleoside triphosphate pyrophosphohydrolase has protein sequence MGKTKLYNKLVRDQIPEIIHKSGKSFNTRKLAHEEYIKELKNKAFEELNEYSHSASNQEAAEELADLLEVMHSLAEVHGYTFDQIEEIRQRKMEVRGGFKERIFLIDVEE, from the coding sequence ATGGGCAAGACAAAGTTGTATAACAAGCTAGTGCGAGACCAAATTCCTGAAATCATTCATAAGTCAGGAAAATCATTTAACACTAGAAAACTAGCACATGAAGAATATATAAAAGAGCTGAAAAATAAAGCTTTTGAGGAACTGAACGAATACTCCCATAGTGCCAGCAATCAAGAAGCAGCTGAAGAACTGGCGGATTTATTAGAAGTAATGCATTCTTTAGCAGAAGTACATGGTTATACATTTGATCAGATTGAGGAAATACGTCAGCGTAAAATGGAGGTTAGAGGCGGGTTTAAGGAAAGGATTTTTTTGATTGATGTAGAGGAGTAG
- a CDS encoding SDR family oxidoreductase: MTNLKGKIAIVTGASRSKGIGAAICRSLANAGADVFFTHWSPFDEMSGNGLDQEFPNILCEELRNIGVNAAHLEVDLSSSESSSLIMDMVEATLGTPNILVNNATFESPANFRTLNREILDMHYKVNNSGTLMLSLEFAKRYEKAFPERKDGRIINMVSKGPDPNNLAYIATKGMMIAITEPLSVGLAPIGITVNSVDPGPTDSGWINDELREQLLPLFPSGRIGVPEDAARLITFLASDNSGWITGQTIKSEGGFLGK; the protein is encoded by the coding sequence ATGACCAATCTTAAAGGAAAAATTGCAATAGTCACTGGTGCAAGTCGTTCAAAGGGAATTGGGGCTGCGATTTGTCGCTCACTTGCGAATGCTGGGGCAGATGTGTTTTTTACACATTGGTCTCCGTTTGATGAGATGAGTGGTAATGGATTGGATCAGGAGTTTCCTAATATATTATGTGAAGAGTTAAGAAACATTGGAGTAAATGCTGCTCATTTGGAGGTTGATTTGAGTAGTAGTGAGTCGTCCAGTCTTATTATGGACATGGTTGAAGCAACGTTGGGGACACCTAATATTTTAGTGAACAATGCTACGTTTGAATCGCCAGCCAATTTTCGGACTTTGAATAGAGAGATACTGGACATGCATTACAAAGTGAATAACAGCGGGACACTTATGCTGTCTCTGGAATTTGCGAAAAGGTATGAAAAGGCATTTCCGGAAAGGAAAGATGGGCGAATCATTAATATGGTATCTAAAGGGCCTGATCCTAACAATCTGGCCTATATAGCCACTAAAGGTATGATGATTGCCATAACCGAACCTTTATCAGTTGGATTAGCGCCCATTGGTATCACAGTAAATTCTGTCGATCCTGGTCCGACAGATTCGGGTTGGATCAATGATGAATTGAGAGAGCAGCTGCTGCCACTATTTCCATCAGGACGAATAGGTGTACCTGAAGATGCTGCACGTTTAATAACGTTCTTAGCCAGCGATAATTCCGGCTGGATTACAGGGCAAACGATAAAATCCGAGGGTGGATTTTTGGGTAAATAA
- a CDS encoding FMN-binding negative transcriptional regulator has product MYIPKHFKIEDEEEIYEFIEKYSFATLYSTHKGEPYATQLPLILKKDEKALYGHFARANGQWKDIKDQTVLVVFQGPHSYVSPSWYEISDAVPTWNYVAVHLYGKVDMIEDDKVILDSLNEMVTKYEKPDSPYNLRNVDSRYIEGLSKGIVAFKMNITKIEAKAKLSQNHPVERQELIIENLERSTDQNDFRVATLMKKNLY; this is encoded by the coding sequence ATGTATATACCCAAACATTTTAAGATCGAGGATGAAGAAGAGATTTATGAGTTTATTGAAAAGTATAGTTTTGCCACTCTTTACTCGACACATAAGGGAGAACCTTATGCTACTCAGCTGCCATTGATTCTAAAGAAAGATGAAAAGGCATTATATGGTCATTTTGCTCGCGCTAATGGACAGTGGAAGGATATAAAAGATCAAACAGTTCTTGTAGTTTTCCAGGGTCCTCACAGCTATGTTTCACCTTCCTGGTATGAAATATCTGATGCTGTACCGACGTGGAATTATGTGGCCGTCCATTTATATGGAAAAGTGGACATGATTGAAGATGACAAAGTAATCCTTGATTCTTTGAATGAGATGGTAACTAAATATGAAAAGCCAGATAGTCCATACAATTTGAGAAATGTCGATTCAAGATATATTGAAGGGCTGAGTAAAGGCATTGTTGCGTTTAAGATGAACATTACTAAAATAGAGGCAAAGGCTAAGTTGAGTCAAAATCATCCAGTGGAAAGGCAAGAGTTGATTATTGAGAATTTAGAAAGATCTACGGATCAAAATGATTTTCGAGTAGCCACGCTTATGAAGAAAAACTTGTATTAA
- a CDS encoding GNAT family protein, protein MFNFKVNDSISLELLQQHQSEEIFELIDHNREHLREWLLWVDKRKSADDMVPVIKYWLENLANNQGFDVAIRYNGILVGMIGVQFDWGNRAASIGYFISKDSEGKGIITISLKRLINELFDRYSINRIEIQCGANNLKSQGIPERLGFKKEGIKRAGQFLYDHYQDLIVYSLLKNEDAEKY, encoded by the coding sequence ATGTTCAATTTTAAAGTGAATGATTCTATTAGTCTCGAATTATTACAACAGCATCAATCTGAAGAGATCTTTGAGTTGATTGATCACAACCGGGAGCATTTAAGAGAATGGCTGCTGTGGGTGGACAAACGGAAAAGTGCAGATGATATGGTGCCGGTGATTAAATATTGGTTAGAGAATCTGGCTAATAATCAAGGGTTCGATGTTGCGATCAGATATAATGGTATTCTTGTCGGCATGATTGGCGTCCAGTTTGATTGGGGCAATCGGGCTGCGAGCATTGGGTATTTTATTTCTAAGGACAGTGAAGGTAAGGGAATCATCACGATTAGCTTAAAGAGGCTTATTAATGAGCTATTTGACAGGTATTCCATCAATAGGATCGAGATCCAATGCGGAGCTAATAACTTGAAAAGCCAGGGGATCCCTGAGAGATTAGGGTTCAAAAAGGAAGGAATCAAACGGGCGGGGCAATTTCTTTACGATCATTATCAGGATTTGATTGTTTATAGTCTCTTGAAAAATGAGGATGCTGAAAAGTATTAG
- a CDS encoding NUDIX domain-containing protein, whose product MNFHMTIDEPNTDNYKNTIERVAVRAVIMKDNHILLVQSNRGDFKFPGGGVEKNENHEDCLKREVREETGYIDCIVTDKIGTIIEQKKDDFEEDALFQMISHYYLCNLVTEEKDAQQLDEYEAILDFTPKWVTLDEAIQQNERLIDKFEQHNWLKRETYVLKKLKEMQSY is encoded by the coding sequence ATGAACTTCCATATGACAATAGACGAACCAAATACGGATAACTATAAAAATACTATCGAGAGAGTAGCAGTCAGAGCGGTTATTATGAAGGATAATCACATTCTACTGGTTCAATCCAATAGAGGAGATTTTAAATTTCCCGGTGGTGGTGTTGAAAAGAACGAAAACCATGAGGATTGTTTAAAACGTGAGGTTAGGGAAGAAACTGGTTATATTGATTGTATCGTCACAGATAAGATTGGCACAATCATTGAACAGAAAAAGGATGACTTCGAAGAGGATGCGTTATTCCAAATGATTTCACACTACTACCTATGTAATCTGGTAACAGAAGAAAAAGATGCTCAGCAACTAGATGAATATGAGGCAATTCTGGATTTCACTCCAAAATGGGTTACACTCGACGAGGCCATTCAGCAAAATGAACGCCTGATTGACAAATTTGAGCAACATAACTGGTTGAAGCGTGAAACCTATGTATTAAAAAAATTGAAAGAAATGCAGTCATATTAA
- a CDS encoding HIT family protein, translated as MNDCFICNKHSGTIETSGVKIFEDDFVYVGHIDRNGNPNYLGHIMIDLKRHVPTLGEMNMEEAKVFGMMMAKLSKALMESEGAEHIYAFVSGDSVPHLHMHLVPRYPGTPKEYWGPNAVYDWEGAPMGSNDDVIALCTRIKTYLENQLHG; from the coding sequence GTGAACGATTGTTTTATCTGTAATAAGCATAGTGGCACTATCGAAACTTCTGGCGTGAAAATTTTTGAGGATGATTTTGTGTATGTTGGTCATATTGATCGGAATGGGAATCCTAACTATTTAGGTCATATTATGATTGATTTAAAAAGGCATGTTCCGACACTTGGAGAGATGAATATGGAGGAGGCGAAAGTGTTCGGAATGATGATGGCTAAATTAAGTAAAGCACTCATGGAGAGCGAAGGTGCTGAACATATCTATGCTTTTGTGTCGGGGGATTCGGTGCCGCACCTTCATATGCACCTGGTTCCTCGCTATCCGGGCACTCCAAAGGAATATTGGGGACCGAATGCGGTGTATGATTGGGAAGGTGCGCCAATGGGTAGCAATGATGATGTGATTGCACTTTGTACCCGTATTAAGACATATTTAGAGAATCAGCTCCATGGCTAA
- a CDS encoding protein phosphatase 2C domain-containing protein: MAKQSGEFCWVGNQEHFVDQPDVSQIGKIVVGRYGGNSRAGQYKNEDGCLVWFNEQQDWEFTILLDAHNTAESAELIIKQIESAELEIKQTLSKPTNQLTFKKLEEKIISLFQSEEFLLACRNVTGETACLIVARKDQYVWWFSVGDCVLYLFHEELAAMGQYQLNQRQFYEWIGEVNTFELDVPCYSVGIRELRTGKNRIFLTTDGLIECPNEPYANPASIYHSFPDIEEDESIITSMLETIKSNHVRDSTTILSWNVNVFKEATRPSDQ, from the coding sequence ATGGCTAAGCAGAGCGGGGAGTTTTGCTGGGTAGGGAACCAGGAACACTTTGTTGATCAGCCAGACGTTTCTCAGATTGGTAAAATCGTAGTTGGGCGTTATGGAGGCAATTCGAGAGCTGGACAGTATAAGAATGAAGATGGATGTCTGGTGTGGTTCAATGAACAGCAAGATTGGGAGTTTACAATCTTGCTTGATGCACATAATACTGCGGAAAGTGCAGAATTGATTATTAAGCAAATCGAAAGTGCGGAGCTTGAAATAAAGCAAACTTTGTCCAAGCCGACAAATCAACTGACTTTTAAAAAGCTAGAAGAAAAGATAATAAGCCTTTTTCAATCTGAAGAATTTTTACTAGCTTGCCGAAATGTTACAGGTGAGACAGCTTGTTTAATAGTCGCGCGGAAGGATCAATATGTATGGTGGTTTTCAGTTGGTGATTGTGTGCTCTATTTATTTCACGAGGAACTTGCTGCAATGGGTCAGTATCAGTTAAACCAGAGACAATTTTATGAATGGATTGGCGAGGTCAATACGTTTGAATTGGATGTTCCTTGTTACAGTGTTGGAATAAGGGAATTAAGAACAGGAAAGAATCGTATTTTCCTGACGACAGATGGGTTGATTGAATGTCCAAATGAACCTTACGCAAACCCTGCGAGCATTTATCATTCCTTTCCTGATATTGAAGAGGATGAAAGCATCATTACTTCCATGTTAGAGACGATAAAGAGTAACCATGTCAGGGACAGCACGACGATCCTTAGCTGGAATGTGAATGTTTTTAAGGAAGCCACCAGGCCTAGTGATCAATAG
- a CDS encoding 2'-5' RNA ligase family protein, producing MKVEYFIGIVPPEEYLSKIVQFQSKWVKQLGVEPHITLKAQGGLTPDKTWIDKVKRVCENFKRFQVSLGKPRYFGDNILYLSVDSNELHHLHQKIVNEISPSDELIKQYFELDAFVPHLTLGKEHNGVNISSGLSKNQLKEMERTADLELAPYPKFEVSFIRVYELNNKKRRYENFIDISLTN from the coding sequence TTGAAGGTAGAGTACTTTATAGGTATTGTTCCACCAGAAGAATATTTATCAAAAATAGTTCAGTTCCAAAGTAAATGGGTTAAGCAATTAGGTGTTGAACCTCATATAACATTGAAAGCGCAAGGGGGATTAACTCCTGACAAGACGTGGATAGACAAGGTTAAAAGAGTCTGTGAGAACTTCAAGCGTTTTCAAGTATCATTAGGTAAGCCAAGATATTTTGGTGATAACATTTTATATTTGAGTGTTGACTCAAATGAATTACACCATTTGCATCAAAAAATAGTGAATGAGATCTCACCATCTGATGAGTTAATTAAACAGTATTTTGAGCTAGACGCCTTTGTACCTCACTTAACTCTGGGGAAGGAACATAACGGTGTAAACATTTCTTCTGGCCTTTCCAAAAATCAACTTAAAGAAATGGAGAGAACAGCAGATCTTGAATTAGCACCATATCCCAAATTCGAAGTGAGTTTTATTAGGGTTTATGAATTAAATAATAAAAAACGAAGATATGAAAATTTTATAGATATCTCATTAACCAATTGA
- a CDS encoding glutathione peroxidase, which produces MKTVYDFTVKKTNGDTESLRDYEGKPLLIVNTASKCGLTPQFKGLQEMYDEYKEQGLEILGFPCGQFNNQEFDNIEETTEFCQLNYGVSFPMFAKIDVNGAKADPLFAFLKEQKGGVLTKDIKWNFTKFLVDRKGQVVKRYAPTTEPEKIKSDLDNLL; this is translated from the coding sequence ATGAAAACTGTTTATGATTTTACCGTTAAAAAGACGAATGGAGATACTGAATCTTTAAGAGACTATGAAGGAAAACCATTGCTGATTGTCAATACGGCTAGTAAATGTGGTTTGACGCCTCAATTTAAAGGGCTTCAGGAAATGTATGATGAATACAAGGAACAAGGTTTGGAGATTTTGGGTTTCCCGTGCGGCCAGTTCAATAATCAGGAGTTTGATAATATCGAGGAGACGACCGAGTTTTGCCAGTTGAACTATGGTGTGTCATTCCCGATGTTCGCGAAAATAGATGTGAACGGCGCGAAAGCTGATCCTCTTTTTGCCTTTTTAAAAGAACAAAAAGGTGGAGTGCTGACGAAGGATATCAAATGGAATTTCACAAAGTTCCTTGTTGATCGGAAAGGACAGGTGGTTAAACGATACGCGCCAACTACCGAGCCGGAAAAAATCAAGAGTGACCTTGATAATTTACTCTAA
- a CDS encoding MarR family winged helix-turn-helix transcriptional regulator, giving the protein MSYLKDFLTLENQLCFAVYDAGSQFTKLYTKALESFGLTYPQYLALLALWEKDGLTLKELGKRLNLGTGTLTPMIKRMEANGWVKRERSTEDERKVSITLLPKAIEQKEEIVQKIAAELKLCNIEYEEYEQLMKQLSVLRGKLNTYNRS; this is encoded by the coding sequence ATGAGTTATTTGAAGGATTTTTTAACATTGGAAAATCAGTTGTGCTTTGCGGTTTATGACGCGGGAAGCCAGTTTACCAAACTTTATACGAAAGCCCTGGAGTCTTTTGGGCTCACTTATCCGCAATATTTGGCTTTATTGGCATTGTGGGAGAAGGATGGTCTTACACTTAAGGAACTGGGGAAAAGGTTAAATCTCGGCACCGGCACTTTGACTCCGATGATCAAACGGATGGAAGCCAATGGATGGGTGAAAAGGGAGCGTTCCACTGAGGATGAACGGAAGGTTTCCATCACCCTTCTCCCTAAAGCGATTGAGCAAAAGGAAGAGATTGTACAGAAGATTGCCGCAGAATTGAAGCTGTGCAATATTGAGTATGAAGAGTATGAGCAGCTGATGAAGCAATTAAGTGTCTTGCGGGGGAAGTTGAACACGTATAACCGGTCTTGA